Genomic segment of Phycodurus eques isolate BA_2022a chromosome 13, UOR_Pequ_1.1, whole genome shotgun sequence:
GTGTGCACGAATGGtcatttctttatatgtgccctgcgattgggtggcgaccagttcggggtgcaccccgcctcctgcccgaaggtagctgggataggctccagcactcccgcgacccttgtgaggataagcggctcagaaaatggatggatggatgttcaagtTGCTCCAATTTCAAAGAAACTTGTTCCATTGGGAAGGGCTTGGAAAACCCTTTAAGTGGCATCAAAATTATGGACACATCTTGAGTAATAAAGAAatgacaagctttttttttgtcgtaaTTTTTGAAAATGGTAATTAAGGAGCCTTTTGTGACTGAAAACGGGACATTTAATGCCAAAAGACCTTGTTAATCAAGATAACTTAATGACATCTGAGATGCAGATCTGTTTTCAGTGCTGAAATTTTGTAAAGGTGGTAAAGATAAGTCTTAAAATGTATCATGTATCATGGGCCAAGGTTCATCCAGCCAGCCTAGTTTTGGAGATCACGCAGCAATGTTTCACAGTATAAATATCTGAAAACAATGTTAAAACCTTTGATGAAGACTTATCCACCAATGTTGACGCTAAATTTAAGCCTCAACAAGACTCAAAGTCAATCAGACTCAAGACTCTCAAACGTTTTATttgaccatatatatatatatatatatatatatatatatatatatatataggatatactgtataaaagtgGATAAAATAAAGCTTTGCTTCATTTTTCAAGTGAGCACATTTTGGCAGTTtcttaaaatagaaaaatgaatTGTCCTAAGTCAACTGTCAGGTCAACGTTGCATCGTTGTAGTTTCTCTATTTTATCATTGCACATCATCTCTTTGTACCAAGTGTGGCAAATACAGGGCAAACCACTAGTGATTTTGCTGTGAGAAATTGAATCAATTTTTCCAATTGGTCTTTTTTTCGAGATCCAGTTTCAAGATCCTGGCCAGTTCGCTCACTGCAGTGTTCTTCTTCAAGTAGTTCCTTTAGGATATTTTCGATCTGCCTGTTTTTTCTCCAGCTCATCTCCAAGATCTTTCCGCCTAACgttcttctttctttccagCTGTCCAAGTTTCACTGACTTATTCAGAATCGAAACTCATTTAGATTCGGCCAGCGCATCCAGATAGATTGCAGTCCGCTTCTTCTGGGTCCTCAATTTCTCAACcaaaaatcggttgagaaatgagcaagttacgacttaatttctcTGTCCACGCATTGCCTTGGATGGGAACCTTGACCTCTCCAAGATGgcagccacgcaggcacgtcggttagccgggctgctTCTGCTCGCTGGTATCTTAAACTCTAGCAAATGCTAACAAAGAtatgtttaaatatatatttaaaggaaaaatacaaaagttaATGTCGTATTTACCGTATGTTCATGATAAAACAGTGATGTTCCTCGTCGAGGCACTTTAattttgacacacacaaaaaataaaaattaaataaacgcAAAATGCTATTTATGATGCCACCGGACGTGTTATCCCGGCTTCCTGTTTGTGATTTTTCGAAATAATCGTCCCCAATGTGTTTTACTCTTACTAAAATGTAGCGAAACGCTAACTCGGGTGTACTTAAATACGTACTATATTTAATACGCCCTATTTAGCTTCGGAATTTGCGTGTGTTCAGGATAAAACAGCGATGTTTCTCGTCGaggagcttttattttgacaccagcaaaaagaaaacacgCTAATCTCACTCAGGTCGAATGTTGGCTCAGCTCTCTGACAGAATCACACATCAACTCGATGGTGTTATGACAGTCGACAGCAACAATGGACGCCAGCGGCGTGTACGTGCGGGAAAGAGGCAAGCTGCGTCGTGTCAGCAGCGACATCGTCCTCAAGCCGGTGCCCTCCTCGCCTTCAAGTTCGTGCCGGCGGACCAACCCGCTGGTGCTTCGTAAGGAGCACTTCGTGTTCACGTACAACGCGGAGGGCAGCCTGCGCTACAGCAGCAAGTCGCTGTTCGACCTCGCGCTGCTCTTCGTGGCCGGCAACGTGCACCACGTCGACTCGCTGGTGGGCTTCCCGGAGCAGATCGGCGACAGGCTGTTCGCCGCGGCCGAGGAGAACCGCGTGTTCTTGAAGCCGGACGTGTCCCCCAAAGCCTTGCGGCTCTTCTGCGACGCCTATGGAGACATGGTGCTCGGATCCCTCTGCCTCAGGAACAGGTCCAGTCCATTTTTACCattaaaaattgtccaaaaaatatattgaattattTCACGTGGAaaaattaggatttttttttctgtttgtttattgctgtatttttttcttttaaattgtaatatatGTTGATTTTATATACGTTTTTCTGtattacattttgtaatgcTCATTgttaaactttattttaatcatCGAATCCAGTattctatacattttaataatatactgTGTGTCAAttatagttttttaaatttcaagtaTAATTGGTTAATgcttcagatttgttttttaattagttttagtgatgtatattatttatatgatttacaataaatgtttcCCCCATTAACATTAATTTATGGattgattttaattttattttaaaaatgttttgataatttagtttatcttttttgttaatttattgatggattcatttttattcaattattaacACTGGATGTTGTTTGCAGTTGTGAGGgttgttcctaatattttgcctCCCCCTCGTGTAAGCGCAATAAGGTGATGATGTTGTGATCCGTGCGCCCTTTAGGTTTCCTCTACTGAGCGAGCGCATGGCTGACATCAAGACCTTCCATAGTTTGAAACGTTTGGACCTGTTTGGCTGCCGACTGGGCGACGACCACGAGATCTTCCAACACCTGACGTCCGCCTCGCTGGCGAGGTGACGCACCGCTCTGGCGTCTGTGTTGAAAAGACGCCCCGAATTTGCTTTTGTTGCCTTCTCCTCTTTTAGCTGCTTGATTCAGCTTTTCATCGGCGGCAACGGCCTGTCGGACGTCGGCCTGCAACGACTGACGGCGCCTGTGAGGATGATGAGGAAAGGACTGGACTGTCTTCAGTGCCTGGATGTTTCATGTAAGTTGCCATTATTCCCATTGGGACTAGTGAAAAGATACCACTTTTAATCAGACCGAATGCAAGTACTGTACTCACCGATACCAAGTACCGATACTTGATAACCGGCCTCCCTCGCCTAAGCCGActtcatcatccattttgcgGAG
This window contains:
- the lrrc42 gene encoding leucine-rich repeat-containing protein 42 isoform X1; its protein translation is MDASGVYVRERGKLRRVSSDIVLKPVPSSPSSSCRRTNPLVLRKEHFVFTYNAEGSLRYSSKSLFDLALLFVAGNVHHVDSLVGFPEQIGDRLFAAAEENRVFLKPDVSPKALRLFCDAYGDMVLGSLCLRNRFPLLSERMADIKTFHSLKRLDLFGCRLGDDHEIFQHLTSASLASCLIQLFIGGNGLSDVGLQRLTAPVRMMRKGLDCLQCLDVSYNPISERALRYLNCLPKLEKLDASGTGMKFGTRLKSTMWELLGLTFSEKALEAFDHSGCKTQGWAEQVVNQWETNGAQMPKQKKLDESRISALRFFGRQRFVREVLNKAPLSHDIAAISEDQQRLHFYKPPVGNATNAACDPTFWNATSKRKGPSEKCGDVSRTSPLAKRATPSVLTAEDMDLLDQY
- the lrrc42 gene encoding leucine-rich repeat-containing protein 42 isoform X2, producing MDASGVYVRERGKLRRVSSDIVLKPVPSSPSSSCRRTNPLVLRKEHFVFTYNAEGSLRYSSKSLFDLALLFVAGNVHHVDSLVGFPEQIGDRLFAAAEENRVFLKPDVSPKALRLFCDAYGDMVLGSLCLRNRFPLLSERMADIKTFHSLKRLDLFGCRLGDDHEIFQHLTSASLASCLIQLFIGGNGLSDVGLQRLTAPVRMMRKGLDCLQCLDVSYNPISERALRYLNCLPKLEKLDASGTGMKFGTRLKSTMWELLGLTFSEKALEAFDHSGCKTQGWAEQVVNQWETNGAQMPKQKKLDESRISALRFWSRASGAYPSYLRAGGGVHPEPVTSQSQGT